A single Camelus bactrianus isolate YW-2024 breed Bactrian camel chromosome 1, ASM4877302v1, whole genome shotgun sequence DNA region contains:
- the RTP2 gene encoding receptor-transporting protein 2 — translation MCTSLTTCEWKKVFYEKMEVAKPADSWELIIDPNLKPNELAPGWKQYLEQHASGRFHCTWCWHTWQSANVVILFHMHLDRAQRAGSVRMRVFKQLCYECGTARLDESSMLEENIESLVDNLITSLREQCYDEDGGQYRILVATRPDSGPHRSEFCEACQEGIVHWKPSEKLLEEEATFSGASKSRAQEALGYNFFSLRWCLFWASLCLLIVYLQFSFRSSAFL, via the exons ATGTGTACCAGCCTGACCACTTGCGAGTGGAAAAAAGTCTTCTATGAGAAGATGGAGGTGGCAAAGCCAGCTGACAGCTGGGAACTCATCATAGACCCCAACCTCAAGCCCAATGAGCTGGCCCCCGGCTGGAAGCAGTACCTGGAGCAGCACGCCTCGGGCAG GTTCCACTGCACCTGGTGCTGGCACACCTGGCAGTCGGCCAACGTGGTCATCCTCTTCCACATGCACCTGGACCGCGCCCAGCGGGCGGGCTCGGTGCGCATGCGCGTCTTCAAGCAGCTGTGCTACGAGTGCGGCACGGCGCGGCTGGACGAGTCGAGCATGCTGGAGGAGAACATCGAGAGCCTGGTGGACAACCTCATCACCAGCCTGCGCGAGCAGTGCTACGATGAGGACGGCGGCCAGTACCGCATCCTCGTGGCCACCCGCCCGGACAGCGGGCCGCACCGCAGCGAGTTCTGTGAGGCCTGCCAGGAGGGCATCGTGCACTGGAAGCCCAGCGAGAagctgctggaggaggaggcgaccTTCTCGGGTGCCTCCAAGTCAAGGGCCCAGGAGGCCTTGGGCTACAACTTCTTCTCCCTTCGCTGGTGCCTCTTCTGGGCCTCCCTATGCCTGCTCATTGTCTATCTGCAGTTCTCTTTCCGAAGCTCTGCCTTCCTTTAG